From the genome of Arvicola amphibius chromosome 9, mArvAmp1.2, whole genome shotgun sequence:
GGGTGAACCTGTGACACTCAGCCAGAGAAAATGACTCCTTAAACTATGCCTCTTGGTGGGGCGGGGGGGCAGGGACACAGGGGGGATGAGGGATGATGGGAGGGGGGGATGGGACGGGAAGGGGACACAAAACAAGATACCAGGTATTGTCACCCAGGATCCCTGGGTGACAGCCCAGTGCAGCTGTCACTGGGACACAATGATGCTCACAGGGTGTGTGGATCTTCCCTGTCACTCCAGTCCTGGAGGtgcagaagaccctgtctctgagGAAGTTCAGTTCCTATTCACTAGGGCTACACTGTAACCTGTTAGGTCAGAGGGGGCTGGGGTGTGCATAGGATTATGGCTCTCTGGATGGCTAGTTCTGTTAGAAAATAGTCTAAGCTCCCAGGAATCTTTCTCCTTTAAAGGGAACACTGCCTGACTTGCTCCAAAGCTAAGGAGAaaccatgtcaaaaaaaaaaaaaaaaaaaaaaaaaaaaagaacccaacaacaacaacaaaacaacttaaCTCACTTACTTAACTTGTCTAATCCAGAGTGTGAGTCCCCATGGCACTTGTGCAGATGGATACATACGATAACACAAGGGGAGTGAGAGAAGGAATACCttcccagagaaaggaaaagtcacTGAAAGGAAAATGACGACTtcgaaaataaaaccaaacatacaaaagaatgaaagaaaaaaagaagagaaaaaaatcttccacAATTTGTCCAGGGCTCCCTGTAAGTTCCCACGTGACCATAGTAGGAAGAGATAGAATTGGGGTGTGGGAGGGATGCAAACCTGACACATAGAAATCTGAGAGAATGTATTCTAGAACTGGGGAAGCAGCCTAAGGTAGGGGCCTCTATGTCTCCCATCAGGTGAAGGAGACTCCGGTCCTGGTGTGTCAGGGCTGACACACTCAGATGACAGGACTCAGTGTCCACAGACACTGGGTTTGGGCAGAGAACCCGGCCTGGGAGAGGCCATGGCTGACAGGGGCTGCAGACTGAAGGAGCCACTGTTGGTGATGTCGggatcctctctcctccctcctgagaCAGATGTGGAGCTGTCCAGGGAGAAGGCTGAGCCCTGGGGAGGTCAGTGCAGCCCCTGCCATGCTGGATCAGGAGATCCAGGGACCCTGTCTGCCCTCAGAGACAGGGGCATGACCCCAGCTGAGGGTTCCCTTTCCTGAGCCCAGCccgagggcagagggaggagttGCCCGTGGCCCCTGCACCTGTGCGCAGCAGTGcgtccttccctttctccaggTATCTGAGCAGAGACTTCACGCACCAGCCCTGCAGGTAGGTCCTgtatctctctgcctccccagcctgcTCCCACTTGCGCCGGGTGATCTGCGCCGCCGTGTCCGCCGCCGTCCACGTCGTCAGGTCCTCGTTCAGGGCGAGGTAATCGCGGCCGTCGTAGGCGAACTGATTGTACCCACGGAGGAAACGTCCGTCCGACCCAACTTCACAGCCGTTCATCCACTGGATGGTGTGAGAGCCTGCGGGGACCCCGCGGTCAGCCCCGCCCACATACCCCGACCAGTCACCCACGCCCGCAGCCCCGCCCACCCGCGGACTCTAAACCGAAAGGGAAACCGAGTCCGGTCCCCGCTCTCCTCCCGAACCTCGGACCTGGGACTCCGGCCCGTGCGTAGGGACGCGGAGGGGTCAGTGACCTCCGACCGCGGTCACTCACCGCCCTTGCTCTGGTTGTAGTAGCCGAGCAGGGTCCTCAGGTCAACTCGGAAAGTCTGCTCTTGTTCCTTGGCGTTCCGTGTGCTCAGCTCCCAATACTCCGGCCCCGCCTGCTCCATCCACGGTGCCCGCGGCTCCATCCTCGGAGTCTCCGCGTCGCTGTCGAAGCGCACGAACTGCGTGTCGTCCACGTAGCCGACGGCGATGAACCGGGGCTCCCCGAGGCCGGGCCGGGACACGATGGTGTTGAAATACAGCTTGGAGTGCGAGCCTGGGGGCGGCGCGCGGTGAGACCCCGACCCTGCTTCTGGGACCCCGGGCAAGAGCGCGGGCCGGGAGGGGAGCGGGGCGCGGGGCTCGGGACGCgggtggggagggggcgggaGGGTCCGGCTGGGCCACGCGGGGACGCGGCTTCCCCGGTGCCGCCCCCGCCCTCCCCGCAGACTCCGTTTCCCTCCCGACCCCGCACTCACCCGCGCGGGTCTGGGTCGGGGCCAGGGCGGCcgccagcagcaggagcagcgtGCGCGGCGCCATCGCCCCCATCTTGGATCTGGGGCGGCTCTGAGTTCCGCGGACTCCGTGGACTTTATAACCTGTTATCTGGGCGACGCTGGTTGTTTCTCCTGGATCTCGCCACCCAATGGAGAGTAGAACAGCTCAGTAGTCATCAGTGTCTGGACAAAAGGACCTGACACTGTAGGAGCCTGTCATGATatgctaaatagaaacagaccacccaaagaaGTTCTTcatttccaaccattatcaccgcAGATGATCTATGCAGAAGCAGGAAAAGATCACAGGCGGGGTACCTGGGGAGAGGTCCCCAGGGCCCTTCTGTATGAGAGTGGTTCCCTCTGGTTTCTGTAGAGAGTCTGGCGGGATGCTCCTGGTGTATCTGTTCTGTCTAGAGACACTCAGGATGTGCCTCCTAGTTCTGTAGAGAGACATGGGGATGCTCTCAATGTCTTGGTTCTCTAGATGGACCAGCTGGTTGCACTGGCGAAACAGCTTAAGgctgttttctttggtttgtttggcaCCAAGAGGATTTGCCTGTCCattgtcctgtgtgtctgtgtgttgttgtgttttgtcCTGACTTAGACTGACGCTGACGACGTGGGACAGACTCAAATCGTGACATCTTTGACCTTGATATTGGGATCATTAACAGGACTTTAGACATAGGGCCATAAGCATAGGGGTATATTTTCCTAAAAGGGATTAAGACAAATAACCTCACCCTGTCACCTTAAACATTTCATGAAAAGGAGTCAGCCTTGGCTTGTAGTGCAGGGGAACATGGGCAGATTCTCCATACAAGCAGGAGGCTGCAGGGCAGCATGCTTGTATGGATGGGTGGCTGGGCTATGCAGCCCTGTTGTTACAATGTAGCAAGGCTGCCAGCCACAGCTGTAGCGGGTGGATGCACCCCAATAGGGTTTCAAACACTGAACAGAGAATCTGGGGTTAGTTGCTGTGGCTGGAAAGGTTAACTATCTTTCCCCCTCCCATGCTGCATgccaccctgccccctcccatgcTGGTGGATGAATTCCCTGGGTCTTCCCTGGGGGCTGTGGGCCTCAACTTCTTGTCAGCCCTGACCAAGGTTTGGCTTCACTGGTCACGGACTCCGGCTACAGGTGCTGAGCTGCAGTGGCCCTGTTGTGACACTATAGCCAGACTTCCCTCCATCAGAGCTGCTTTGGTCATTCAGATCCAATGAGTTATGAATATCTATCATTTAGAGGGGctggttacaaattattattggttaGGTATGGAAAGAACTACAGTTAGTCTCAAATGTTTCACactggtacaggattttatgtgatgtaaagttattttgttgtagtatatgcatgtttctgttcttgtttaaaatattgtagccaTACAATATAGCATATACTACTGAGGGAAACCACAAGAAAGATTTTGGTAAGAGTTTTATGTTGTCTGGAAAGCgagggagaaagcaggagactgaaagaatgaagagaggaaaTGGATTGAAGGTTTATAAAAAGTTACAGGAGGTCAGATGGGGATGCGagctgtgtttgtgtggtttCTCATACCTGCAAATACTGAATGTGCTTGTTTGTTGAAAAGTTTGTCTCTGTAGGTTTTCTTGCAGGtatggagctgagacagaaatggttTGGCTATTgttgctgtctctgccaccatcACTGCTGTAGTGATGGGCCTGACTTCAGAGTTTATCACTGAACTCTGGTTACTGAGTTTGGGTTAGCAGAAATTCAGATGATTTTTTGgtatagataatgttaaaactgtcTTGTTTATGTGAACATTCTGTAGCTTCatatttataagtttatttttttcaaatgtggtCAAAATTCTGTTAAGATAAAGAACTAGTTAAAAGTTAATTAGTAACACTGGGAATTGATAACTTAAAACCTATGCATgggtaatttt
Proteins encoded in this window:
- the LOC119822318 gene encoding H-2 class I histocompatibility antigen, Q10 alpha chain-like isoform X1 yields the protein MGAMAPRTLLLLLAAALAPTQTRAGSHSKLYFNTIVSRPGLGEPRFIAVGYVDDTQFVRFDSDAETPRMEPRAPWMEQAGPEYWELSTRNAKEQEQTFRVDLRTLLGYYNQSKGGSHTIQWMNGCEVGSDGRFLRGYNQFAYDGRDYLALNEDLTTWTAADTAAQITRRKWEQAGEAERYRTYLQGWCVKSLLRYLEKGKDALLRTVPPKAHVTHHPGSKGYITLRCWALGFYPAFITLSWQREEEEQTQDMELVETRPSGDGTFQKWASLVVPSGEEHKYTCHVHHEGLPEPLTLRWEPPQSTVPIMAVIAGLVLLGAVIIIVAVAAVVRKRRRNTVFLLTGGKGRDYAPVSGRNSDQSSDVSLPD
- the LOC119822318 gene encoding RT1 class I histocompatibility antigen, AA alpha chain-like isoform X3, whose product is MGAMAPRTLLLLLAAALAPTQTRAGSHSKLYFNTIVSRPGLGEPRFIAVGYVDDTQFVRFDSDAETPRMEPRAPWMEQAGPEYWELSTRNAKEQEQTFRVDLRTLLGYYNQSKGGSHTIQWMNGCEVGSDGRFLRGYNQFAYDGRDYLALNEDLTTWTAADTAAQITRRKWEQAGEAERYRTYLQGWCVKSLLRYLEKGKDALLRTEPPQSTVPIMAVIAGLVLLGAVIIIVAVAAVVRKRRRNTVFLLTGGKGRDYAPVSGRNSDQSSDVSLPD
- the LOC119822318 gene encoding RT1 class I histocompatibility antigen, AA alpha chain-like isoform X4, yielding MGAMAPRTLLLLLAAALAPTQTRAGSHSKLYFNTIVSRPGLGEPRFIAVGYVDDTQFVRFDSDAETPRMEPRAPWMEQAGPEYWELSTRNAKEQEQTFRVDLRTLLGYYNQSKGGSHTIQWMNGCEVGSDGRFLRGYNQFAYDGRDYLALNEDLTTWTAADTAAQITRRKWEQAGEAERYRTYLQGWCVKSLLRYLEKGKDALLRTEPPQSTVPIMAVIAGLVLLGAVIIIVAVAAVVRKRRRNTGGKGRDYAPVSGRNSDQSSDVSLPD
- the LOC119822318 gene encoding H-2 class I histocompatibility antigen, Q10 alpha chain-like isoform X2, yielding MGAMAPRTLLLLLAAALAPTQTRAGSHSKLYFNTIVSRPGLGEPRFIAVGYVDDTQFVRFDSDAETPRMEPRAPWMEQAGPEYWELSTRNAKEQEQTFRVDLRTLLGYYNQSKGGSHTIQWMNGCEVGSDGRFLRGYNQFAYDGRDYLALNEDLTTWTAADTAAQITRRKWEQAGEAERYRTYLQGWCVKSLLRYLEKGKDALLRTVPPKAHVTHHPGSKGYITLRCWALGFYPAFITLSWQREEEEQTQDMELVETRPSGDGTFQKWASLVVPSGEEHKYTCHVHHEGLPEPLTLRWEPPQSTVPIMAVIAGLVLLGAVIIIVAVAAVVRKRRRNTGGKGRDYAPVSGRNSDQSSDVSLPD